From Solanum lycopersicum chromosome 4, SLM_r2.1:
TAGGATATATCATATTAATCATgtatttataaatagttttctAACAATTTTCAAGATTAAATAACTTAGTGGGAGATTGTTAGGGTATACACTATTAACCATGCATTTAGATACagtatattataaaaattatgattgtTAAAAGTCTAAATGGGAGATTGTTGGGATATATATTGTTGGGATGTATACTATTAAGCATGcatttaaatataatacattataacaatcgTGATGGTTAAAAATCTTAGTGCTAGATTGTTGAGagatatactattaaccatgtgTTTAGATTTAACATTtatagtagatgatttagtGTATAAAGTTTTAGCTTATACACAGAGTGTGAAAAAAGTCAAAGTTTATTTTTTGGGAATATGATAGATTGTTCTAGTAATGTTTCTAGAATAGTGTAGGATAATATCTAGGataattatcttaaaaaatatctaaatatctACAAGATAAAGCTTCACTAGAAGTTTCTTTGTAGAAGTATCTCAAAGAATTTCTTGAACCATCCATGGACAAGTATAAATATTGGCAGTCTTGTACAGTTTTGTAAACAACTCATCAAACCAAGAACAACCTAATAAAAGAGTATTCTTTCATAAACGAAATTCCTCCTTTCTAGCTTCCTCGTCTTTAGCTAAATTTTCCGATCTTAGTTAACGATCTTGGTATAGGAGAAGGTTTCATGATTATACTATTCTTCTTTTATTCTCTACATATCTCTAGATTGGATTGCAAGTGTTCTTTCAATATCGGGTTGGTGGTAGATTCAATTAGTTTGCGTTGATGGATTTTAGCAGCGATGTTAATGGACTGGGGATTGAGTTGTTGAATCAGTCCAATTATAAGGTATGGAAGGCATGTATGGAATCATACCTTGTGGGAGAGTATTTATGAGATGTTCTTAATGAGAATTTCACAAGAGGAACTTCAAAGGAAAAGTAAGAGATATGTCGTACTGCCGATGCTCGGCTGTTTCAAGCTAGCCTGGAGAAAAGGAATAATCTTCTAATAATTATGGTAATATGTCTCTCAAATGCTACCGATGTGGTAATGTTAGACATATAAAAAGATATTGTCGAGCCAAGGAGAGCAATATGGCTCAAAAAgttcttgaagaagaagaagataggGAACAATGTTTAGTAGCGGAGGCTCGAGCAATAGATGCCATGAATTCCATCTACCTTGAAAGAGATTGGATCGAAGATTCATAACACAATACAGTCAACCATGTGGAGAAGCAAGacattaatatcatcaacatgAAGCAAGAACTCTTGAAGATTTTCATAATAGCGATATGGTTGCTTCTATCGAAGAAATCAAGGAAAGAAATTCTGAACAAGCATTGCCTGGAAATATATATGCCAATGATGAGATATATGGAGAATGTATTGAGGAATATGTATGGAAAGTTGAAGTCTCTTATCAATTGTCAGTAATATCAATGTCGGTATTGGCTTAGTTTAAATATTGGAAGCAAATGAAATGATGGATATCATATAGATGTGAAGCTGACCTTGAAGACCAAATTTCATGTGGAGAGACATTCAACATAGTTATTGGAATCGCTAAAGATGAAAAACAATttacactacaccattttaggcctaTGGCCACACTAAATCTGAGTAACGCttgaaaagtgttgcctaaaaaTTTTTTGAgaacatttttaaaatgtagCCTAAATTTTTATGTTCTGGCAACGATAATATTGGCAACACTTGTAAAGTGTACCCTTTAATGGTATAGGTTACACTTTTTAAGTGTTGTCATAGTATGAAATTAATGGcaacaattatttatatatatgaccaCACTTTTAAAGGGTCCTATTTTTACAATTGTAAATACAACACTTTAGAGGTGTGGCCTAATAaaatttcaccaaaatattatattcactCCAACATTTCTACGATTTTTACGCTCAAGAACATACGCCCCAGAATATAGCTGAAAAATCCACATGATTTCTTTTCTCAAGAACTTCAAATCGACTGAATGAGCTGAAAATCAAAGAGAGGAAGCTGAAAATCGGAGGAGATGAAGAGAGGAAGCTGAAGACTGAAGAAGAGTTGAAAATCGGAGGAGCTGAACTGATTCTACTCTCCAAAATTGGAGGAGCTAAAAATCAGAGGAGCTGAGCTGAGCAGATGTTGACCAACTGATTCTACGCTCCAAGCATTGTTAGTGTAAGATGTTTTTTTCCCCAAATACGAAAATACGATTTCCTTTACAGTTTTCTGTCAAAATTGTTTACAGATTCCTTGTTGAAGATCGAAGTGTTGAAGAAAGTGATTTTTGtcacatattttttattgatgagTTGCTCTTTTCATCACAGATTCTTTGTTAACGAGTTGTTCCGTCGGATTTCAcaaatgaataaaatgtttCACACATGAACACGCCTCACATCTTGGGTTGTTGCAACAGTGTTTGTAAGGTATGAAATTTTATCTCAAAAAGTCTTAATTATAGCTTTTAGGTTTTGATATGAAGAACTGAGTTGTAGCTAAGTCGTCTTACTTCAAAGAACTAAATTGTTGAAGTGGCGATACCTATGATATTTTGTCCCTAATATAGATTTTTTCAACTGTAAGTAGCTACTCTAcatgaatttgaaaagttttaaatgtcTGTTTTAATGTCACTATTTTTTTAGTCTTCCTGAGTTCATAGTTGCGCTCACCTTAAGCTTGGTTTGTTCCTTTGTTAACCAAATTGATTATGTCTTGTAGCTATTTGCTTgtaaaatgtttcttttttcgACTACATGCCTTGAAGTGTTAGAAGTCATTTGTTGTTTCTCTATTGCATTTTCAAGTGTACATTAGAAACTTTAGTTGAATATTTCTTAGTTGTTTTGGGATCACCTAGTAGTATGAATTTGCTAAACTTTCTTTGTATTTGGAGTTGCACTATATAGAAAATGAATCATATGCCTTAGAGATAGACGATATAggatatatttttcaagtctAGAAGGGGTAGAGAGGgagtgatacgctcaaacttacttctatGAGAAAGACGAAAATCctaaagttcgcttgattaatcaacaaaaatcacaaacactcaatgataaaagtctcaagataaCCTAATAATATTGAAGAGTCTAACTAATAATCCAACGTCTAACAAtgcggagtctaacctcaaaaacgaggtttttcgacggatcgtcgtggccacgatggaccgtcatggactttgTCGTCCCACActtctgctctcttcattaccctcgacggcaagtatgaagGATCATCAcagacacgacggtccgtcgagggtcttcgttccaaaatacttaaactcttggaatatgggtactggattacttctctgaacttcatgtcgaacctgcaggacggaccgtcatagactcgacggaccgtcgtggactctgtaaccccacacttagacttccccatcttccttcagcagctgcactacgctgccacctacggaccatcacatacatgacggtccgtcgaggttCATCATTcgaaaacacttaaactcttggaatatgggtactggattacttctctgatcttcatgactaacctgcaggacggaccgttacaGACTCGACGGACCTTCGTGGTCTCTGTAACCCCGcacttggttagacttccccatcttccttcagcagctgcactacgctgccacctatggaccgtcacaagcacgacggaccgtcacaagctccgtaaccccacaattagttagacttccccatcttccttcaacagctgcactacgctgccacctacggaccgtcacaagcacgacagaccgtcacaagctccgtaggtggtctcttctgcatttcttcgctcaaaatcttcACATTTATCTATGGACAGATTTATGTATATCCTATTAAttgtacttatttttcatttatagtatcatcaacattgaaaaacatttgtGGAGGATTAAGGGCTTGATTTGACATAGCGAAAGCCTCATGACTAGGTAAGAAACTTTTATAATCTCATAACACATGATTCTGATAGATTACTCGTGACTTTTAAAACGTATTTGTTAACTGGTTAATGATTATTGCTTAAAGACTAAATATTGATATCATCTTCTAAGAGTTCACATATCCAATCCAAGGATTGGATGAATTTAGCAAGGTATAGCAAAGAGTATATTGATGACATTGAATCATTTATAGATTTTGCTTACTCTTATGGAGATCCTCATGGAGAGAAAATTCAGTGTCCATGTGCGAAATCTTGTAATATTCTTTGAAACCGAAGGAATGTAGTGTATGATCATCTAATGTTCCATGGATTCGTTAAAGGCTATACTTGATGGATGAATCAGGGGAATGGGAtatcaagttgaatgttgatgatgatatggattACTCGTGTGATGATATTGATGTGTTGTTGAATGATCAACTTAGAGATGTTGCACAGGCTGAAGGAGTTTATGATGGTCCAAATGAAGATGCCAAGAAATTCTATAGCTTACTTGAAGAGGCAAACCAAGAATTATATTCTGGTTGTATAGGTTTCTATAAATTATCATTCACACTTCGcttatatttgttgaagtgtttacATGGATGGAGCAATGAATCATTCACTTCTCTTCTAGAGTTATTAAAAGAGGTGATGCCCGAGTTTAAAATTCCTCAGTCTTACAATAAAACCAAGTCTATGGTTAAGAATCTTGGTCtggattatgataaaattgatgcatgtccaaatgattgcatgttCTTCAGGAATGATCATAAGGATGACGAATTTTGTCATACTTGTGGAGCTTCACGATATATTGAAGCTCCTAAAGTTGATAGTGAGCTTGAGTCTTCAAAAAAACAACATCGAGTTTCTGCAAAGACTTTGAGACACTTTCAATTAATTCCTAGACTCAAAAGGCTATTTATGTGCTCAAAGACGGCAGATGCTTTGAGGTGGCATGAAGAGGAACGTTCTAAAGATGGAAAGTTAAGGCATCCCGCTGATGGTCTAGCATGGAAAGACTTTGATAGGGTGCATCCAGATTTCGCACAAGATTGTCGCAATGTGAGACTTGGCTTGTCAAGTAATGGATTCAATCCATTTCGAACCATGAGTATATCACATAGCACATGGccagttatgttgatgatttataaTATGCCACCTTGGATGTGCATGACATCTGAATATTCCATACTTTCTTTACTTATACCTGGACCGTGATCACTTGGAAAtgacattgatatttacttacAAACATTGATAGacgagttaaaattattatgggaTTCCAGGGTTTAAACATATGATGCTTCCAGAAATGAAACTTTTCAAATGCGGGCAGCTCTTATGTGGACAATCAGTGATTTTCTTGCATATGCTATGTTATCTGGTTGGAGTACAAAAGGAAAGTTTGCTTGCCCTTGTTGTAACTATGGCACTAATTCTCGCTATCTTAAACATAGTCGGAAAATGTACTATATGGATCATCGTGTTTTTCTACCGATGGATCATCCATGGAGATCAAACAAAAGATCATTCAATGGAAAAACTGAATTTAGGCCTCCTCCAGCTCCTTTAAAGGGAACTGATGTTCTTAATAGCTTACGTgattttgaaaatgtgtttgggaataagaaaaagagatcaAATGATGGCCCAAGGAaaaaaggtcaattttttttgaattaccttACTGGCAGCACAACTTGTTACGTCACAACCTTGATGTAATGCACATAGAGAAGAACATAGTTGATAGCATACTTGGAACTCTTTTGGATATTTCAGGAAAAACAAAGGATCATGCAAAAGCACGGTATGATTTGAAAGATATGGGAATGAGGAAGAACCTTCATCCACAAGATACAGAAGATAGTAAGAGAACAAAGTTTACAAAGGCATGCTTCTCAATGACAAATGGATAGAAATCCatctttttttgagttttaaagACAGTCAAGCTACCTGATGGTAGTGCCTCCAATATATCTAGGTGTGTGCACTTGGATGAAAGAAAGGTGTCTAATTATAAAACCCATGATGCTCATTTCATGTTACATTACTTGCTTCCAATACCAATTAAAAGTATTCTTCCTGATCATGTGGCTGTTCCTTTGTTTCGTCTAAGTTCCTTCTTCCATCGTTTGTGCCAAAAAGTAATCACATTGGAGAAATTGGATTGCTTAGAAGTAGAGATCGTAGAAACAGTAAATCAGTTGGAGTGAATTTTTCCtccttcatttttatatataatgattcATTTGCCTATTCATTTGGTGAATGAAGTGAGATTAGGCGGCCCAGTGCAATACCGATGGATATATTGCACTGAAAGAGAAATGGGTACATTCAAATCATAAATTCGCAATAGGCATTTTCCATAAGGTTGCATAGCAGAGACACGAGTTGGAATAGATTGCATGAATTTATTCTCAAAATATCTGCATCGGGGTGTGCATACCAGATTTAATAGGAGAGCGCAAAACAATGATGAATGTGACCCAAGTCACGCAGAACCTGTGAGTTTTTTTTCTAACGAAGGAGTTCCTTTAGGAGCAAAGAAAACTGATCCAATCATTTTAGATGACAAGTCACTAAGTCAGGAACATGCATACTTATTGGGAAATTGTGACGATGTTCAAGAATATATTAGGTACCTTAATTTGAATATAGCATTccttttgtataattaatttttatcttatttaatttattattttaacaaatatagTAAATGTTTTGTAGAGAGCATGAGCAAGAGGTTAATAATCAGTCACAAAAATCTAAATGGAGAAAATCCAAGAATCATTGTCAAAACTTCTCTCAGTGGTTTGAAACTCGTGCTTTGCAAGAGGATGTGCCTGATTTGATAAAACAATTGTCTAGC
This genomic window contains:
- the LOC101246416 gene encoding uncharacterized protein, encoding MDESGEWDIKLNVDDDMDYSCDDIDVLLNDQLRDVAQAEGVYDGPNEDAKKFYSLLEEANQELYSGCIGFYKLSFTLRLYLLKCLHGWSNESFTSLLELLKEVMPEFKIPQSYNKTKSMVKNLGLDYDKIDACPNDCMFFRNDHKDDEFCHTCGASRYIEAPKVDSELESSKKQHRVSAKTLRHFQLIPRLKRLFMCSKTADALRWHEEERSKDGKLRHPADGLAWKDFDRVHPDFAQDCRNVRLGLSTLMWTISDFLAYAMLSGWSTKGKFACPCCNYGTNSRYLKHSRKMYYMDHRVFLPMDHPWRSNKRSFNGKTEFRPPPAPLKGTDVLNSLRDFENVFGNKKKRSNDGPRKKGKTKDHAKARYDLKDMGMRKNLHPQDTEDSKRTKFTKACFSMTNG